The following proteins come from a genomic window of Ornithinimicrobium cryptoxanthini:
- the rpmB gene encoding 50S ribosomal protein L28 has protein sequence MAATCDVCGKGPSFGHSISHSHRRTKRRWNPNIQRVRALVGPKGVTPKRVNVCTSCLKAGKVVTR, from the coding sequence GTGGCTGCCACTTGCGACGTCTGCGGCAAGGGACCGAGCTTCGGTCACAGCATCTCGCACTCCCACCGCCGCACCAAGCGTCGTTGGAACCCGAACATCCAGCGCGTCCGGGCCCTCGTCGGCCCCAAGGGCGTGACCCCCAAGCGCGTCAACGTGTGCACCTCCTGCCTCAAGGCCGGCAAGGTCGTCACCCGCTGA